One window of the Archangium primigenium genome contains the following:
- a CDS encoding ABA4-like family protein, giving the protein MRVYAVYMTDELLLRLLNPLVLFGWGALLLAPRARVTRWWLESDVLPLVIGVLYLVKVGPHLPGLLGQYDTLAHITEALSLPGMMLAGWMHYLAFDFLVGRVILADSQRRGLPHLLVVPCLVLTFMLGPSGYLAYALVRLVSRRFLPPVAPLPPVAAAAALSPSP; this is encoded by the coding sequence ATGCGTGTTTACGCTGTCTACATGACGGACGAACTCCTGTTGCGACTTCTCAACCCCCTGGTGCTGTTCGGCTGGGGGGCCCTGCTGCTGGCGCCCCGGGCCCGCGTGACGCGCTGGTGGCTGGAGAGCGACGTGCTGCCGCTGGTGATTGGCGTGCTCTACCTGGTGAAGGTGGGGCCGCACCTGCCGGGCCTGCTCGGCCAGTACGACACGCTGGCCCACATCACCGAGGCGCTGAGCCTGCCGGGCATGATGCTGGCGGGGTGGATGCACTACCTCGCGTTCGACTTCCTGGTGGGCCGGGTCATCCTCGCGGATTCCCAGCGCCGGGGCCTGCCGCACCTGCTCGTCGTGCCGTGCCTGGTGCTGACCTTCATGCTCGGGCCCTCGGGCTACCTCGCCTACGCCCTGGTGCGCCTGGTGTCCCGTCGCTTCCTGCCCCCCGTGGCGCCGCTGCCTCCCGTGGCCGCCGCCGCCGCGCTTTCCCCCTCGCCCTAG
- a CDS encoding ATP-binding protein has translation MSNSLGFLEGGGDMGALMRAKDWSQTPFGPVETWSVALRSAVGICLGSRFPIVLYWGPTRALIYNDAWSPVPGQKHPWALGRPGTEVWAEIWDIIGPMFDHVMDTGEATWSEDQLLPLHRFGYTEECYFYYSYSPVRGEDGRVEGIFTAVTETTYRVLAERRERLLREVSERTAQARSDEEACTAALRTLAALPTEMPFGLVYLYDEATHQARRVDQIQLEGRAALAPERIDLAAPPDAACPWPLAEVLARGEAVAVTGLAARLSPPLPGTPWPEPIEEALVTPILGARPGVPHGFLVTGISPRRRLDAAYRTLFERVAGHISTAIGNARAYEVERKRAEQLAEIDRAKTAFFSNASHEFRTPLTLMLGPLEDMLTTAPPGAGAHTLRIERQGLELVHRNGLRLLKLVNVLLDFSRLEAGRVRAAFEPVDVSAYTAELASTFRSAMERAGLAFHVECPPLPEPVWVDRDMWEKIVLNLLSNAFKYTLQGAVTVRLRWVDGLAELSVSDTGVGIPERELSRVFERFHRIEGQQGRTHEGTGIGLALVQELTRLHQGTVGVESPPGRGTTFTVRLPPRANARAPSPPLGSVTQAHPSPRTSVYVEEALGLLPGEPPAAQEASLRGAPGAQAARGGRIVLADDNADMRDYVRRLLTDAGYAVRATADGAEALAAIRATAPELVLSDVMMPRLDGFGLLAALRADPVTSSLPVILLSARAGEESSVEGIEAGADDYLVKPFSARELLARVEGALRLARLRRETTETLRRANEELELQVAQRTRELNRIWQVSQDHLLIADAQGVWLRVNPAWTRTLGWREDELVGRTSAWMEHPDDRDRTRQEISLLASGRTTSRFENRFRDTQGAWHWFSWTAVPDEGVLYCVVRDVTEDKARQAELEQAQAALRQSQKMEAVGKLTGGIAHDFNNLLTGISGSLELLKLRVSRGEYDKLDRYVSAATSSAQRAASLTHRLLAFSRRQSLDLKPVDMNALVEGMGELLGRTLGERIALKVHPGATTWRVNTDAHQLENALLNLCINARDAMPGGGTLTIRTGQAHLDERFTRRHEGLAPGDYVVLSVTDTGTGIPPELRERIFEPFFTTKPIGQGTGLGLSMIYGFIKQSSGHLELESEPGRGSTFSLYLPRHRGEAEAAAAKEAEAARGTGETVLVVEDDPAVRMLVLDVLEELGYRALEATDATSAQTFLRAPGWIDLMVSDIGLPGLNGRQLADLARQLRPDLKILFITGYAQNADVRGEFLGPRMDMILKPFALEALANKIREMILSR, from the coding sequence TCGGCCGTCCGGGGACCGAGGTGTGGGCGGAGATCTGGGACATCATCGGGCCCATGTTCGACCACGTCATGGACACCGGCGAGGCGACCTGGTCGGAGGATCAACTCCTGCCCCTGCACCGCTTCGGCTACACCGAGGAGTGCTACTTCTACTACTCCTACAGCCCCGTGCGCGGCGAGGACGGCCGGGTCGAGGGCATCTTCACCGCCGTCACCGAGACCACCTACCGCGTGCTCGCCGAGCGCCGCGAGCGGCTCTTGCGCGAGGTGTCCGAGCGCACCGCCCAGGCGCGCTCGGACGAGGAGGCGTGCACCGCCGCCCTGCGCACGCTCGCGGCCCTGCCCACCGAGATGCCCTTCGGGCTCGTCTACCTCTACGACGAGGCCACGCACCAGGCGCGCCGGGTGGACCAGATCCAGCTGGAGGGGCGCGCGGCGCTGGCCCCCGAGCGGATCGACCTCGCGGCCCCTCCGGACGCGGCCTGTCCGTGGCCGCTGGCCGAGGTGCTCGCCCGGGGCGAGGCGGTGGCCGTGACGGGCCTGGCCGCGCGCCTGTCCCCCCCGCTGCCGGGAACGCCCTGGCCCGAGCCCATCGAGGAGGCGCTCGTCACCCCCATCCTGGGCGCCCGTCCGGGCGTGCCCCACGGCTTCCTGGTGACGGGCATCAGCCCGCGCCGGCGGCTGGACGCCGCCTACCGCACGCTGTTCGAGCGCGTGGCGGGCCACATCTCCACGGCCATCGGCAACGCGCGGGCCTACGAGGTGGAGCGCAAGCGGGCCGAGCAGCTCGCGGAGATCGATCGGGCCAAGACGGCCTTCTTCTCCAACGCCAGCCACGAGTTCCGCACGCCGCTCACCCTCATGCTCGGGCCGCTGGAGGACATGCTCACCACGGCGCCCCCGGGCGCGGGCGCCCACACGCTGCGGATCGAGCGCCAGGGCCTGGAGCTGGTGCACCGCAACGGCCTGCGCCTGCTCAAGCTCGTCAACGTGCTCTTGGACTTCTCCCGGCTGGAGGCGGGCCGCGTGCGCGCGGCGTTCGAGCCGGTGGACGTGTCGGCCTACACCGCCGAGCTGGCGAGCACCTTCCGCTCGGCCATGGAGCGCGCGGGCCTCGCCTTCCACGTGGAGTGCCCGCCCCTGCCCGAGCCCGTGTGGGTGGACCGGGACATGTGGGAGAAGATCGTCCTCAACCTGCTGTCCAACGCCTTCAAGTACACGCTCCAGGGCGCGGTGACGGTGCGGCTGCGGTGGGTGGACGGGCTCGCCGAGCTGAGCGTGAGCGACACCGGCGTGGGCATTCCCGAGCGGGAGCTGTCGCGGGTGTTCGAGCGCTTCCATCGCATCGAGGGCCAGCAGGGCCGCACCCACGAGGGCACGGGCATCGGCCTGGCGCTGGTGCAGGAGCTGACCCGGCTGCACCAGGGCACGGTGGGCGTGGAGAGCCCGCCGGGGCGCGGCACCACCTTCACCGTGCGCCTGCCGCCTCGCGCCAACGCGCGCGCGCCCTCGCCGCCCCTGGGGAGCGTGACCCAGGCGCACCCCTCCCCGCGCACGTCCGTCTACGTGGAGGAGGCCCTGGGGCTGCTGCCCGGCGAGCCCCCGGCGGCCCAGGAGGCGTCGCTCCGGGGGGCACCGGGTGCCCAGGCGGCGCGGGGCGGCCGGATCGTGCTGGCGGACGACAACGCGGACATGCGCGACTACGTGCGGCGCCTGCTCACGGACGCGGGCTACGCCGTGCGGGCCACCGCGGATGGCGCCGAGGCCCTGGCCGCCATCCGCGCCACCGCGCCCGAGCTGGTGCTCTCCGACGTGATGATGCCCCGGCTGGATGGCTTCGGGCTGCTCGCGGCGCTGCGCGCGGATCCGGTCACCTCCTCGCTGCCCGTCATCCTCCTGTCGGCCCGGGCCGGCGAGGAGTCGTCCGTGGAAGGCATCGAGGCGGGCGCGGATGACTACCTCGTCAAACCCTTCAGCGCCCGGGAGCTGCTCGCGCGCGTGGAGGGCGCGCTGCGCCTGGCGCGCCTGCGCCGCGAGACGACCGAGACCCTGCGCCGCGCCAACGAGGAGCTGGAGCTCCAGGTCGCCCAGCGCACGCGCGAGCTCAACCGCATCTGGCAGGTGAGCCAGGACCACCTGCTCATCGCGGACGCCCAGGGCGTCTGGCTGCGGGTGAATCCCGCGTGGACGCGCACCCTCGGGTGGCGCGAGGACGAGCTCGTCGGCCGCACGTCCGCGTGGATGGAGCACCCGGACGACCGGGACAGGACGCGCCAGGAGATCTCCCTCCTCGCCTCGGGACGGACCACCTCCCGCTTCGAGAACCGCTTTCGTGACACCCAGGGCGCCTGGCACTGGTTCTCGTGGACGGCGGTGCCGGACGAGGGCGTGCTCTACTGCGTCGTGCGCGACGTGACCGAGGACAAGGCCCGGCAGGCGGAGCTGGAGCAGGCCCAGGCGGCGCTGCGCCAGAGCCAGAAGATGGAGGCGGTGGGCAAGCTCACCGGCGGCATCGCGCACGACTTCAACAACCTGCTCACCGGCATCAGCGGCTCGCTCGAGCTGCTCAAGCTGCGCGTGTCCCGCGGCGAGTACGACAAGCTCGATCGCTACGTCTCGGCCGCCACCAGCTCGGCGCAGCGCGCCGCGTCGCTCACCCACCGGCTGCTCGCCTTCTCGCGCCGCCAGTCGCTCGACCTCAAGCCCGTGGACATGAACGCCCTGGTGGAGGGCATGGGGGAGCTGCTCGGGCGCACGCTCGGCGAGCGCATCGCCCTGAAGGTGCACCCCGGCGCGACGACGTGGCGCGTGAACACCGACGCCCACCAGTTGGAGAACGCCCTGCTCAACCTGTGCATCAACGCGCGCGACGCCATGCCCGGGGGCGGCACCCTGACGATCCGCACGGGCCAGGCCCACCTGGACGAGCGCTTCACCCGACGGCACGAGGGGCTCGCGCCCGGCGACTACGTCGTCTTGTCCGTCACCGACACCGGCACCGGCATCCCCCCCGAGCTGCGCGAGCGCATCTTCGAGCCCTTCTTCACCACCAAGCCCATCGGCCAGGGCACGGGCCTGGGCCTGTCGATGATCTACGGCTTCATCAAGCAGTCCTCGGGACACCTGGAGCTGGAGAGCGAGCCCGGCCGGGGCAGCACCTTCTCCCTCTACCTGCCGCGCCACCGGGGCGAGGCGGAGGCCGCCGCCGCCAAGGAGGCCGAGGCCGCCCGAGGCACGGGGGAGACGGTGCTCGTCGTGGAGGACGATCCCGCGGTGCGCATGCTCGTGCTCGACGTGCTCGAGGAGCTGGGCTACCGGGCGCTGGAGGCCACCGATGCCACCTCCGCCCAGACGTTCCTGCGCGCCCCCGGGTGGATCGATCTCATGGTGTCGGACATCGGGCTGCCGGGACTCAACGGACGACAGCTCGCGGACCTGGCGCGCCAGCTGCGTCCGGACCTGAAGATCCTGTTCATCACCGGCTACGCGCAGAACGCCGACGTGCGCGGCGAGTTCCTCGGGCCCCGGATGGACATGATCCTCAAGCCCTTCGCCCTGGAGGCGCTCGCCAACAAGATCCGCGAGATGATCCTGTCGCGGTGA